In Streptomyces qaidamensis, one DNA window encodes the following:
- a CDS encoding AzlC family ABC transporter permease: protein MGLGMVPLGLAFGALVVQSGLDRWWAGLSAALICGGSFECLLIGMVTAAAPVASIAVAAFLVQARHVFCALSFPCTAQGTGSRRRTAASR, encoded by the coding sequence GTGGGCCTGGGGATGGTGCCGCTCGGTCTCGCCTTCGGGGCCCTAGTGGTGCAGTCGGGCCTCGACCGGTGGTGGGCCGGACTGTCCGCGGCACTGATCTGCGGCGGTTCGTTCGAGTGCCTGCTCATCGGCATGGTCACAGCCGCCGCGCCCGTGGCGTCCATCGCCGTGGCCGCCTTCCTGGTGCAGGCGCGGCACGTCTTCTGCGCCCTGTCGTTCCCCTGCACCGCGCAGGGGACAGGCTCGCGAAGACGTACAGCGGCTTCGCGCTGA
- a CDS encoding DUF4235 domain-containing protein, whose protein sequence is MAKKKKMSLAYQPVGFVLGWSGGWLAGLAFRKTWMAIRHEEDAPDALDKDRSWGEVLLAAAIQGAIFAVVRSAVDRAGAKAIERSTGTWPVGEKGGRD, encoded by the coding sequence GTGGCAAAGAAGAAGAAGATGTCCCTCGCGTACCAGCCCGTCGGGTTCGTGCTCGGCTGGTCGGGCGGCTGGCTGGCCGGGCTCGCCTTCCGCAAGACGTGGATGGCGATCCGGCACGAGGAGGACGCGCCCGACGCGCTGGACAAGGACCGCAGCTGGGGCGAAGTTCTCCTGGCCGCCGCGATCCAGGGCGCGATCTTCGCTGTGGTGCGCAGCGCCGTGGACCGCGCGGGCGCAAAGGCCATCGAGCGTTCGACCGGCACCTGGCCGGTCGGCGAGAAGGGCGGCCGGGACTGA
- a CDS encoding glutathione S-transferase family protein produces the protein MSRDDGDDGNTGYGRRAFKRSKAHFADRVTADGRDGWPVEAGRYRLVVSRACPWASRSLVSRRLLGLEDSLSLAVADPIQDDRSWRFTLDEDGRDPVLGIRFLSEAYDRRESDYPGGVSVPALVDVPSGRLVTNDYQQLTLDLATEWTALHRDGAPDLYPDALRDEIDEVMADVYEDVNNGVYRAGFATGQEEYEAACTGVFRRLELLAGRLERQRYLVGGTITEADIRLFTTLVRFDAVYHGHFKCNRWKLTENQVLWAYARDLYQTPGFGDTVDFDHIKRHYYQVHTGINPTRVVPLGPDLSGWLTPHHREELGGRPFGDGTPPGPVRAQERIPAAHTP, from the coding sequence ATGAGCCGCGACGACGGCGACGACGGCAACACCGGCTACGGAAGGAGGGCGTTCAAGCGGTCCAAGGCGCATTTCGCGGACCGGGTCACCGCGGACGGCCGGGACGGCTGGCCGGTGGAGGCCGGCCGCTACCGTCTGGTCGTCAGCCGTGCCTGCCCCTGGGCGAGCCGGTCGCTGGTCTCCCGGCGGCTGCTCGGTCTGGAGGACTCCCTGTCCCTGGCCGTGGCCGACCCGATCCAGGACGACCGCAGCTGGCGCTTCACACTGGACGAGGACGGCCGCGACCCGGTCCTCGGCATCCGCTTCCTGAGTGAGGCGTACGACCGCCGGGAGTCGGACTATCCGGGTGGTGTCAGTGTGCCGGCGCTCGTGGACGTGCCCAGCGGCCGGCTGGTGACCAACGACTACCAGCAGCTGACCCTCGACCTCGCGACCGAGTGGACGGCCCTGCACCGGGACGGCGCGCCCGACCTGTACCCGGACGCGCTGCGCGACGAGATCGACGAGGTGATGGCGGACGTCTACGAGGACGTCAACAACGGCGTATACCGCGCGGGGTTCGCCACCGGGCAGGAGGAGTACGAGGCCGCCTGCACGGGTGTGTTCCGGCGACTGGAGCTGCTCGCGGGCCGGCTGGAGCGGCAGCGTTACCTCGTCGGGGGCACGATCACCGAGGCGGACATCCGGCTGTTCACCACGCTGGTGCGTTTCGACGCCGTCTACCACGGTCACTTCAAGTGCAACCGCTGGAAGCTGACGGAGAACCAGGTGCTGTGGGCGTACGCCCGCGACCTGTACCAGACCCCCGGGTTCGGCGACACCGTCGACTTCGACCACATCAAGCGCCACTACTACCAGGTGCACACCGGCATCAACCCGACCCGCGTCGTCCCCCTGGGCCCGGACCTGTCCGGCTGGCTGACCCCGCACCACCGCGAGGAGCTGGGCGGCCGGCCGTTCGGTGACGGCACACCGCCCGGGCCGGTCCGTGCCCAGGAGCGGATACCGGCGGCGCACACCCCCTGA
- a CDS encoding cation diffusion facilitator family transporter, translating into MLVALAANLVIAVAKAIGGLAAGSPALLSEAAHSVADSLNEVFLLAALRRSRRPADRRHPFGYGKERFFWSLLAAVGIFVMGGCFSFFQGFEALTSGAEEELGGYVAGLIVLGIALLAEGGSLLRALYQVRRQGGAGAGLRDPALRTVVAEDGTAVLGVTLAIVGMALHMITGQVVWEASASLAIGALLVYVAFRLGREARDQLIGEATDPETSGRIRELLRAQPEIDSVEALFTMKTGLDTALVAARVDLVPGLDSERVEEVAVRIKRSIARTVPEADQIFLDVTDRLAREAAESPAATGERGGA; encoded by the coding sequence GTGCTGGTGGCGCTCGCGGCCAATCTGGTGATCGCGGTGGCCAAGGCCATCGGCGGCCTGGCGGCGGGATCCCCCGCCCTGCTGTCCGAGGCGGCCCACTCGGTGGCCGACAGCCTGAACGAGGTGTTCCTGCTCGCGGCGCTGCGCCGCAGCCGCCGCCCCGCCGACCGGCGTCATCCCTTCGGCTACGGCAAGGAGCGGTTCTTCTGGTCGCTCCTCGCGGCCGTCGGGATCTTCGTCATGGGCGGCTGCTTCTCCTTCTTCCAGGGCTTCGAAGCCCTGACGAGCGGTGCGGAGGAGGAACTCGGCGGCTATGTGGCCGGCCTGATCGTGCTCGGGATCGCCCTCCTGGCGGAGGGCGGTTCACTGTTGCGGGCGCTGTACCAGGTGCGCCGGCAGGGCGGCGCGGGCGCCGGGCTGCGCGATCCGGCCCTGCGGACGGTCGTCGCCGAGGACGGCACCGCGGTGCTCGGCGTCACCCTGGCCATCGTGGGCATGGCGCTGCACATGATCACCGGCCAGGTGGTGTGGGAGGCCTCGGCCTCGCTCGCGATCGGCGCGCTGCTGGTCTACGTGGCGTTCCGGCTGGGCCGTGAGGCCCGGGACCAGCTGATCGGCGAGGCGACCGATCCTGAGACGAGCGGGCGGATCCGGGAGCTGTTGCGGGCACAGCCCGAGATCGACAGTGTGGAAGCGCTGTTCACGATGAAGACCGGACTCGACACCGCCCTGGTGGCGGCCCGCGTCGATCTGGTGCCCGGTCTGGACAGTGAGCGCGTGGAGGAGGTCGCCGTCCGCATCAAGCGGTCCATAGCCCGGACGGTGCCCGAGGCCGACCAGATCTTCCTCGACGTGACCGACCGCCTCGCCCGCGAGGCAGCGGAAAGCCCCGCCGCGACGGGGGAGCGCGGCGGGGCCTGA
- a CDS encoding nitroreductase family deazaflavin-dependent oxidoreductase: MPLEGEYEPSPTQWVRKQVELYESSGGTEGTTLQGSKMPVVILTSRGARSGKLRKTPVMRVEHEGRYAAVASLGGAPKHPVWYFNILAYPHVELQDGPVKQDMTAREVTGEEKAAWWERAVAAYPAYADYQKKTDREIPVFVLEPAEGG, from the coding sequence ATGCCTCTGGAAGGCGAGTACGAACCCAGCCCGACGCAGTGGGTGCGCAAGCAGGTGGAGTTGTACGAGAGCTCCGGCGGTACGGAGGGGACGACGCTGCAGGGCTCGAAGATGCCGGTCGTGATCCTGACCTCACGGGGCGCCAGGAGCGGCAAGCTGCGCAAGACGCCGGTGATGCGGGTCGAGCACGAGGGGCGTTACGCCGCGGTGGCCTCCCTCGGCGGGGCACCCAAGCACCCCGTCTGGTACTTCAACATCCTGGCTTACCCGCACGTGGAGCTCCAGGACGGGCCGGTGAAGCAGGACATGACCGCCCGTGAGGTCACGGGCGAGGAGAAGGCCGCTTGGTGGGAGCGGGCCGTCGCGGCGTACCCGGCCTACGCCGACTACCAGAAGAAGACTGACCGGGAGATTCCGGTGTTCGTCCTGGAGCCGGCCGAGGGCGGCTGA
- a CDS encoding LysE/ArgO family amino acid transporter yields the protein MTAALVAGLLAGYGIAVPVGAVGTYLVSLTARTSLRTGVCAALGVATADGLYALAATLGGTALASALRPALGPLRWVCVLVLLALAAWGAVTAVREYRGHRLATRTAPAPPSPTRAFLGLLGITLLNPTTVIYFAALVLGSQATGPAGPLEQGVFVLAAFAASASWQVLLAGSGALLGRALTGRRGRLATALVASGVMTALAVRMALAPG from the coding sequence ATGACCGCCGCGCTCGTCGCGGGGCTGCTCGCCGGGTACGGCATCGCCGTCCCCGTGGGCGCCGTCGGGACCTACCTCGTCTCCCTCACCGCCCGCACCTCCCTGCGCACCGGGGTCTGCGCCGCGCTCGGCGTCGCCACCGCCGACGGGCTCTACGCCCTCGCGGCCACACTCGGAGGGACCGCCCTGGCGTCCGCGCTGCGGCCGGCGCTCGGGCCGCTGCGGTGGGTCTGCGTGCTGGTGCTGCTCGCGCTGGCGGCATGGGGTGCCGTCACCGCCGTGCGCGAGTACCGGGGCCACCGGCTCGCGACCCGCACCGCCCCCGCGCCCCCGAGCCCCACCCGGGCCTTCCTGGGCCTGCTGGGCATCACCCTGCTGAACCCCACCACCGTCATCTACTTCGCGGCCCTCGTGCTCGGTTCCCAGGCCACCGGCCCGGCCGGTCCACTGGAGCAGGGCGTGTTCGTGCTGGCCGCCTTCGCCGCCTCCGCGAGCTGGCAGGTGCTGCTGGCCGGGAGCGGAGCGCTGCTGGGCCGGGCCCTGACCGGCCGGCGAGGGCGGCTGGCGACGGCTCTGGTGGCGAGCGGGGTGATGACGGCCCTGGCCGTGCGGATGGCGCTCGCGCCGGGGTGA
- a CDS encoding cytochrome P450: protein MTDTTAPVAFPQSRTCPYHPPAAYDALRTERPLTRITLFDGREAWLVSGHATARTLLADPRLSSNRDRPGFPAPTRRFAGIRNRRTALLGVDDPEHRAQRRMVVGDFTLKRAVELRPRIQQIVDERLDAMIAQGPVADLVSAFALPVPSMVICALLGVPYADHDFFEAQSRRLLRGPETADVLDARDRLETYFGELIDRKQRDPGTGLLDDLVQRQLHEGDLDREGLIAMALILLVAGHETTANMISLGTFTLLQHPERLAELRADPGLLPAAVEELMRMLSIADGMLRLAVEDIEVAGTTIRQGEGVVFATSVINRDETVYPGPDTLDWNRPARHHVAFGFGIHQCLGQNLARAELEIALHSLFARLPTLRLAAPAEEIPFKPGDTIQGMLELPVTW from the coding sequence ATGACGGACACGACCGCACCCGTCGCCTTCCCCCAGAGCAGGACCTGCCCCTACCACCCGCCCGCCGCCTACGACGCGCTGCGCACCGAACGCCCCCTGACCCGCATCACCCTCTTCGACGGCCGCGAGGCCTGGCTGGTCAGCGGCCACGCGACCGCCCGCACCCTGCTGGCCGACCCGCGCCTGTCGTCCAACCGCGACCGGCCCGGCTTCCCCGCCCCCACCCGGCGCTTCGCCGGGATCCGCAACCGCAGAACGGCCCTGCTGGGCGTCGATGACCCCGAGCACCGCGCCCAGCGGCGGATGGTCGTCGGGGACTTCACCCTCAAGCGCGCCGTCGAACTCCGGCCACGCATCCAGCAGATCGTGGACGAGCGGCTCGACGCGATGATCGCCCAGGGCCCCGTCGCCGACCTGGTGAGCGCCTTCGCGCTGCCCGTCCCCTCCATGGTGATCTGCGCCCTGCTCGGCGTCCCGTACGCCGACCACGACTTCTTCGAGGCCCAGTCGCGACGGCTGCTGCGCGGCCCGGAGACCGCCGACGTACTCGACGCGCGCGACCGGCTGGAGACGTACTTCGGCGAGCTGATCGACCGCAAACAGCGGGACCCCGGCACCGGCCTGCTGGACGACCTGGTCCAACGGCAGCTGCACGAGGGCGACCTCGACCGGGAGGGCCTGATCGCCATGGCCCTCATCCTGCTGGTCGCGGGCCACGAGACGACCGCCAACATGATCTCGCTCGGCACCTTCACCCTGCTCCAGCACCCCGAGCGGCTCGCCGAGCTGCGCGCGGACCCGGGGCTGCTGCCGGCCGCGGTCGAGGAGCTGATGCGGATGCTGTCCATCGCGGACGGCATGCTGCGTCTCGCCGTCGAGGACATCGAAGTGGCCGGGACGACGATCCGGCAGGGCGAGGGGGTGGTCTTCGCGACCTCCGTCATCAACCGCGACGAGACGGTCTACCCCGGCCCGGACACGCTCGACTGGAACCGCCCGGCCCGTCACCACGTCGCGTTCGGCTTCGGCATCCACCAGTGCCTCGGCCAGAACCTCGCCCGCGCCGAGCTGGAGATCGCGCTGCACAGCCTCTTCGCCCGGCTGCCCACCCTGCGCCTGGCCGCCCCGGCCGAGGAGATCCCCTTCAAACCCGGCGACACGATCCAGGGGATGCTGGAACTCCCCGTGACCTGGTAA
- a CDS encoding ferredoxin yields MHIDIDKDVCIGAGQCALTAPNVFTQDDDGYSALLPGGEGSGSPLLREAARACPVSAITVSETVG; encoded by the coding sequence ATGCACATCGACATCGACAAGGACGTCTGCATCGGCGCGGGCCAGTGCGCCCTGACCGCCCCAAACGTGTTCACCCAGGACGACGACGGCTACAGCGCCCTGCTGCCCGGCGGGGAGGGCAGTGGCAGCCCGCTGCTGCGGGAGGCGGCCCGCGCCTGCCCGGTCAGCGCCATCACCGTGTCCGAGACGGTGGGCTGA
- a CDS encoding TetR/AcrR family transcriptional regulator — protein MDSAVARERALDAAEELFYGRGVQAVGMDDVRGTSGVSLKRLYQLFPAKEQLVEAYLERRDARWRGQLAAYVECRQGPEERILAVFDWLGAWFGEPGFRGCAWLNAYGELGATSARVAAQVRAHKRAFREYLASLVAAAGLPGALAGQLFLLAEGAMVTAGVTRSAEPAAEAREAARRLLDTG, from the coding sequence ATGGACAGCGCAGTGGCCCGGGAGCGGGCGCTGGACGCCGCCGAGGAGCTGTTCTACGGACGGGGTGTGCAGGCCGTCGGCATGGACGACGTCCGCGGCACCTCCGGGGTCTCGCTCAAGCGGCTCTACCAGCTGTTCCCGGCGAAGGAGCAACTGGTGGAGGCGTACCTGGAGCGGCGCGACGCGCGCTGGCGCGGGCAGCTGGCCGCGTACGTCGAGTGCCGCCAGGGTCCGGAGGAGCGGATCCTGGCCGTGTTCGACTGGCTCGGTGCGTGGTTCGGCGAACCGGGTTTCCGTGGCTGCGCGTGGCTCAACGCCTACGGTGAGCTGGGGGCCACCTCGGCGCGCGTGGCCGCCCAAGTACGGGCGCACAAGCGGGCGTTCCGGGAGTACCTGGCTTCGCTCGTGGCTGCGGCCGGGCTGCCCGGAGCGCTGGCCGGGCAGCTGTTCCTGCTGGCGGAGGGTGCCATGGTCACGGCGGGTGTCACCAGGAGCGCCGAGCCCGCTGCCGAGGCGCGCGAGGCGGCCCGGCGGCTCCTGGACACCGGTTGA
- a CDS encoding nuclear transport factor 2 family protein: MTDRPPLPPFTRESAAQKVQAAEDAWNTRDPHKVSLAYSPDSVWRNRDAFVTGRAEIAEFLTRKWEREREYALRKDLWAFDGNRIAVRFQYECRDTDGQWWRSYGNELWEFDEHGLMTRREASINDVRIEEKERRIHGPRPESERRNTFPVR; this comes from the coding sequence ATGACCGATCGACCGCCGCTGCCGCCCTTCACCCGCGAGAGCGCCGCACAGAAGGTCCAGGCCGCCGAGGACGCCTGGAACACCCGCGATCCGCACAAGGTCTCCCTCGCCTACTCGCCGGACTCCGTCTGGCGCAACCGCGACGCCTTCGTCACCGGCCGCGCCGAGATCGCCGAGTTCCTGACCCGCAAGTGGGAGCGCGAGCGGGAGTACGCGCTGCGCAAGGATCTGTGGGCCTTCGACGGCAACCGCATCGCCGTCCGCTTCCAGTACGAGTGCCGCGACACCGACGGACAGTGGTGGCGCTCCTACGGCAACGAATTGTGGGAGTTCGACGAGCACGGCCTGATGACCCGTCGCGAGGCGAGCATCAACGACGTGCGGATCGAGGAGAAGGAGCGCCGGATCCACGGCCCCCGGCCGGAGTCGGAACGCCGGAACACGTTCCCCGTCCGGTGA
- a CDS encoding flavoprotein, translating into MTEQAAPKPFLYVVVCAAGIAADVSKLITAARERDWEVGVIATPVAMNGFFDTAVVEARTGRPVRSAWRTPGEPRPFPAPDAVVVAPATFNTVNKWAAGIADTLALGTLCEVAGLGVPVAVLPCVADALAAHPAYRDSVERLRGMGVRFGEPYTGEPGEDGDRPEFGWERALDLLGHG; encoded by the coding sequence ATGACCGAACAGGCCGCCCCCAAGCCCTTCCTCTATGTCGTCGTCTGCGCCGCGGGCATCGCCGCGGACGTCAGCAAGCTGATCACCGCCGCTCGGGAACGGGACTGGGAGGTGGGCGTCATCGCGACGCCCGTCGCGATGAACGGCTTCTTCGACACCGCCGTGGTCGAGGCCCGGACGGGCCGCCCGGTCCGCTCCGCCTGGCGAACCCCCGGCGAACCGCGCCCCTTTCCGGCACCCGACGCCGTGGTGGTCGCTCCCGCCACCTTCAACACCGTCAACAAGTGGGCGGCCGGCATAGCCGACACCCTCGCCCTGGGCACCCTCTGCGAGGTCGCGGGGCTCGGGGTGCCGGTCGCCGTCCTGCCGTGCGTGGCCGACGCACTGGCCGCCCACCCCGCCTACCGGGACAGCGTCGAACGCCTGCGGGGGATGGGCGTGCGGTTCGGCGAGCCGTACACGGGGGAGCCGGGGGAGGACGGCGACCGGCCGGAGTTCGGGTGGGAACGGGCCCTGGACCTGCTCGGACACGGCTGA
- a CDS encoding aldo/keto reductase: MQYVKLGSTGLDVSRISLGCMTYGLPDRGPHEWTLDEEASRPLIRQAVEAGVTFFDTANMYSDGTSEEIVGRALRDFARRDEIVVATKVYYPMRPGPNGGGLSRKAIMTELDRSLTRLGTDYVDLYQIHRFDPHTPVEETMEALHDVVKAGKVRYLGASSMYAWQFSKMQYTARLNGWTRFVSMQNHYNLVYREEEREMLPLCADQGVGVLPWSPLARGRLTRDWDTTTERSATDTFGSSLYQEGDRAIVETVTRIAGERGVSRAQVALAWLLHQPTVTAPIVGASRPGHLQDAVAAVEIELSDKEREELERPYGPRPIAGH, from the coding sequence ATGCAGTACGTGAAGCTCGGTTCGACGGGCCTGGACGTCTCGCGGATCAGTCTGGGGTGCATGACCTACGGTCTGCCCGACCGAGGCCCGCACGAGTGGACCCTCGACGAGGAGGCCTCGCGCCCGTTGATCCGGCAGGCGGTCGAAGCGGGCGTCACCTTCTTCGACACGGCGAACATGTACTCCGACGGCACCAGCGAGGAGATCGTCGGCCGGGCCCTGCGCGACTTCGCCCGCCGCGACGAGATCGTCGTCGCGACGAAGGTGTACTACCCGATGCGCCCCGGCCCGAACGGCGGCGGACTGTCCCGCAAGGCGATCATGACCGAGCTCGACCGGAGCCTCACCCGCCTCGGCACCGACTACGTCGACCTCTACCAGATCCACCGCTTCGACCCGCACACCCCGGTCGAGGAGACGATGGAGGCCCTGCACGACGTCGTCAAGGCGGGCAAGGTCCGCTACCTCGGGGCCAGTTCGATGTACGCCTGGCAGTTCTCCAAGATGCAGTACACCGCGCGGCTGAACGGCTGGACGCGTTTCGTCTCGATGCAGAACCACTACAACCTGGTCTACCGCGAGGAGGAGCGCGAGATGCTGCCCCTCTGCGCGGACCAGGGCGTGGGCGTCCTGCCCTGGAGCCCGCTCGCCCGCGGCCGGCTCACCCGGGACTGGGACACCACGACCGAGCGCAGCGCCACCGACACCTTCGGCAGCAGCCTGTACCAGGAGGGCGACCGCGCCATCGTCGAGACGGTCACCCGCATCGCCGGGGAGCGGGGCGTTTCCCGCGCGCAGGTCGCCCTCGCCTGGCTGCTCCACCAGCCGACGGTCACCGCCCCGATCGTCGGCGCCTCCCGGCCCGGGCACCTTCAGGACGCGGTGGCCGCCGTGGAGATCGAGCTGAGCGACAAGGAACGGGAGGAGCTGGAACGCCCCTACGGCCCCCGTCCCATCGCCGGGCACTGA
- a CDS encoding phytanoyl-CoA dioxygenase family protein — MTVTGNSATGASILDPARLRRYREGFEDDGFTVVRGLFGADEIERLCAEFAALRAAGPVPGHFEPRVEDGPGVDPLHVWPRVMHPHEINGLARQILLDARLRTVLEALLGEEVLAAQSMFYFKPPGARGQALHQDNFYLRVEPGTCVAAWMACDVIDRENGGLEVVPGTHRMDLFCPEPADADVSFAREYVPPPPGLAPVPVDMAPGDVLFFNGSLVHGSQPNRAAERFRRSFIGHYVGRSAERIGRFYRTLAMSGARVELAESEGAGPCGTEFAPQGPH, encoded by the coding sequence ATGACAGTCACGGGCAACAGCGCCACCGGGGCTTCCATCCTGGACCCCGCCCGGCTCCGGCGATACCGGGAGGGCTTCGAGGACGACGGTTTCACGGTGGTGCGCGGGCTCTTCGGGGCCGACGAGATCGAGCGGCTGTGCGCCGAGTTCGCGGCGCTGCGGGCGGCCGGTCCGGTGCCCGGGCACTTCGAGCCGCGCGTCGAGGACGGGCCGGGCGTCGACCCGCTGCACGTCTGGCCGCGGGTGATGCACCCGCACGAGATCAACGGCCTGGCGCGCCAGATCCTGCTGGACGCCCGGCTGCGGACGGTGCTGGAGGCGCTCCTCGGGGAGGAGGTGCTGGCCGCGCAGAGCATGTTCTACTTCAAGCCGCCCGGGGCCCGGGGACAGGCGCTGCACCAGGACAACTTCTACCTGCGGGTGGAGCCGGGCACGTGTGTGGCCGCGTGGATGGCCTGCGATGTGATCGACCGGGAGAACGGCGGGCTGGAGGTCGTGCCGGGCACGCACCGCATGGACCTGTTCTGCCCGGAGCCGGCCGATGCGGACGTGTCCTTCGCCCGGGAGTACGTTCCGCCGCCGCCGGGGCTGGCGCCGGTGCCGGTGGACATGGCACCGGGGGACGTCCTGTTCTTCAACGGGAGCCTGGTGCACGGCTCGCAGCCGAACCGGGCGGCCGAGCGGTTCCGGCGGTCGTTCATCGGGCACTACGTGGGGCGGTCGGCGGAGCGGATCGGGCGGTTCTACCGGACGCTGGCGATGAGCGGGGCGAGGGTGGAGCTGGCGGAGAGCGAGGGGGCGGGCCCCTGCGGCACGGAGTTCGCGCCGCAGGGTCCCCACTGA
- a CDS encoding helix-turn-helix domain-containing protein, with translation MPVRADGLPTAAGHRNTGDTGDTGDTGDTGDPAPPPGLVVLGHFDQSPGYGVSRPYGSASWLFTWTTAGRGRLWQGGARTSVGAGVLVVLAPGVPHGYAVEPGARHWRFWWAHCQARPSWTAWLRPYEAGDGMYVVTSAPAGVHGRVETAFRRMHADARWTGTEPPPGASPPDGQVAVAHGSAARELALCALEEIVLLATADARPTEPRPGLDARIRSAQELIDADPGAPHTVRSLAGGVALSPSRFAHLFSRQIGQSPMRALREARLRHAARLLESTDLPVERVAVASGFASPFHFNRAFRERYGAPPGAYRTRRGEPPA, from the coding sequence ATGCCCGTGCGTGCTGACGGATTGCCCACCGCTGCCGGCCACCGGAACACCGGCGACACCGGCGACACCGGCGACACCGGCGATACCGGGGATCCCGCCCCGCCGCCAGGGCTGGTGGTGCTCGGCCACTTCGACCAGAGCCCCGGCTACGGCGTCAGCCGGCCGTACGGCTCGGCGAGCTGGCTCTTCACCTGGACCACCGCAGGCCGGGGACGGCTGTGGCAGGGCGGTGCGCGGACCTCCGTCGGCGCGGGCGTACTGGTCGTACTCGCCCCGGGCGTCCCGCACGGCTACGCCGTCGAGCCGGGCGCCCGGCACTGGCGGTTCTGGTGGGCGCACTGCCAGGCCCGGCCGTCCTGGACCGCGTGGCTGCGGCCGTACGAGGCCGGGGACGGGATGTACGTCGTCACCTCCGCTCCGGCCGGTGTGCACGGCCGCGTCGAGACGGCGTTCCGGCGGATGCACGCCGACGCCCGTTGGACCGGCACCGAGCCGCCGCCCGGCGCGTCACCGCCGGACGGGCAGGTCGCCGTGGCGCACGGCAGCGCGGCCCGCGAACTGGCCCTGTGCGCACTGGAGGAGATCGTCCTCCTCGCCACCGCCGACGCCCGGCCCACGGAGCCCCGGCCCGGCCTCGACGCACGGATCCGCAGCGCCCAGGAGCTGATCGACGCCGACCCGGGTGCCCCGCACACCGTCCGGTCACTCGCCGGGGGTGTCGCGCTGTCGCCGTCCCGCTTCGCCCATCTGTTCAGCCGACAGATCGGGCAGTCGCCCATGCGGGCCCTGCGCGAGGCGCGGCTGCGGCACGCGGCCCGGCTGCTGGAGAGTACCGACCTGCCGGTGGAACGCGTCGCCGTGGCCTCGGGGTTCGCCAGCCCGTTCCACTTCAACCGCGCCTTCCGCGAGCGCTACGGGGCGCCTCCGGGGGCCTACCGCACGAGGCGCGGCGAGCCGCCCGCCTGA